The genomic interval CATTAAAGGAAGTAAATTCCTGGGCACTACTGCAGTTACTTTTAATAATGTTCAGGCTCAGTTTACAGTCGTAAATGCTACCACCATTATCGCTACTTCTCCTTCCGCTAATACCGGACCTATCCGGGTAACTAACTTTGCTGGTACAGGCACTGGCGGTACGTATATCTTGTCTTCCTATTGTGTTCCTGCCTTCGATAATCCTTGTTCTACCGGAGATTATATTAATAATTTCAGCCTCAACACCCTTGTCAACAATAGCTCAGGCTGTAATGGGCAAACGGCTAATTATATCAATTATGCACCTACAGGCACCAAAACTACCCAGCTTCAGAAAGGGCAAAGTTATACCATTAGTATGCAGGGAGGGCCTAATTTATCGCAAGGCTTTGGGGTGTGGATTGACTATAATAATGACAGTGATTTTGGAGATACAGGCGAATTTGTGTATGCTTCTCCCTCAGCTGGTAAAACTGTTTTTACTGGTACTGTTACGATTCCTGCTTCAGCATCAGCCGGCGAGAGGCGCATGCGTGTCCGGACTAAGTATTTTGCTGTGCCTGCTGCCAGTGAGTGGTGTGCGAAATACACGGTAGGGGAAGTAGAAGATTATACGGTGAGCATCGGGTACTGTATTCCACAAGCCAACTGTGCTTTTGGAGATTATATCAATAATTTCAGCTTTAATACCCTGGTTAACAATAATACAGGCTGTAATACAGAAGTAGCCTCCGTAAATGGCTATATCAATAACCCGGCTACCGGAACACTTACCACTACGGTAAGCAAAGGAAAAACCTATGCTTTGAAAATGCAGGCAGGTTCTTTTCCGCAGGGTTTTGGGGTATGGATTGATTATAACAACGACCAGGATTTTAATGACAGTGGAGAGTTTATATATGGTTCTCCATCAGCCACCACGAGTTTACTTACTACCAACATTACCATTCCTTCAACCGTTTCCACCGGACAGCGCAGAATGAGGGTCAGATGTAAGTACAATGGTACTTTCACGGCTGCTGAATCTTGTACGGATGTTACCTCCGGAGGAGAAACAGAAGATTATACCATCACGATCAATGATGGAGTAGTAACCTCTTCCCAGTGGAACAAGCGTTTTGGCGGCAGTGGGGCAGATAATTTTAGTATAGTGATCAAAACTTCTGATGGCGGCTATCTGCTGGGCGGACATTCTACTTCAGCCGTGAGCGGCGACAGAACCCAAGGCACGCAAGGGGCACAGGATTACTGGATTGTAAAAACGGATGCTTCCGGCAATAAGCAGTGGGACAAACGTTTTGGCGGTTCAGCCGGAGATTATCTCAATACGATCATCCGCACTTCGGATGGCGGCTACTTACTGGGAGGTAATTCTCTGTCAGGCATCTCAGGAGATAAGTCGCAGGCTTCTCAAGGCGGACAGGATTATTGGGTAGTGAAGATTACTTCTACCGGCACCAAACAATGGGACAAACGATTCGGGGGTAGTGGTAATGATGATTTGCGTACCTTGTATCAGCTTTCCACAGGAGAGTATATCCTAAGCGGCAATTCTCTGTCAGGAATCTCTGGCGATAAGAGTCAGGCTTCGCAAGGGGCAACCGATTATTGGGTGATCAAGATCAGCTCTACCGGAGGGAAAATATGGGATAAACGCTTTGGTGGATCGGGTGATGACTGGGTAGAAGCATCAGTTGTGAATTCAGATGGCAGCATTGTACTGGCCGGAAGGTCAGCCTCAGGCTTAAGTGGAGACAAGAGTCAGGCTTCACAGGGCGGCAGAGACTTCTGGGTGATCAAGATCAATTCTACAGGGGGTAAGGTGTGGGACAAACGTTTTGGGGGTTCAGGCAATGAAGATGCCTATGCGATGGCTACAACTGGTGATGGCGGTTTCTTGATAGGAGGCTTGTCTACTTCAGGCGTGAGTGGAGACAAGAGTCAGGCTTCGCAAGGCGGACAGGATTTCTGGGTGATCAGGCTCAACTCCACAGGCGGGAAAGTATGGGACAAGCGATTTGGGGGTAGCCTGACAGAAGATCTTCGGTCGGTGATCCGTACCTCGGATGGGGGTTATTTACTAGGTGGTAAATCAGATTCAGGCGTGAGTGGAGACAAAACCCAAGGTTCACAAGGGGGCAGGATTACTGGGCAGTTAAAATCACATCTACAGGCACCAAGCAATGGGACAAACGCTTTGGAGGTTCAGCAGCAGAAGAGTTAAGAACGGTGTTACAGACTTCCGATGGAGGCTACTTGTTAGCAGGCAGATCTGATTCTGGCATAGGCGGAGATAAATCACAAGCTTCGCAAGGCGGTACTGATTACTGGATGGTGAAAGTGTCTTCCAGTGGTGGTGCCAGAATAGCCTCTGAGCAGGAACTGATAGCAGAAGAGGAGCATATGGAGGCAGATTTCCACTTACAGGCTGATCCGAATCCATTCACTGAGAAAATCACCATTAGCTTTACTTTGCCTCAAACTGAGCAAGTGAGATTAAAAGTGTATAACAGTATCGGGCTGGAGGTTAATACTTTATTTGAAGGCGAAGCCGAGAAAGACAAAGCCTATATGTTTGAGTGGAAAGCCACCGATCAGCAGCCAGGCATGTACATCATCCGACTAGGCAGCGAAAGTAAAGTTCAGACTAAAAAAGTGATCCTTGTAAAATAATTAATTTCTGCTAAAAAATTGTATTTATCTGAGAGCCGGACTATATGTCCGGCTTTTATTTTATATGTGGAAGTAAGAAGTTTTGTATGAGTAAATGTATTTTATAAGAGCATTGTGTTTAGTTATGGCATTAAAAACACGGAAAGCACTGGCAGAAAAAGCTTATTTACCGCTTAAAATTTTATTTTACATCCCTTTAAAAATTTCACATTTCCCTGTTAACCTTTCTTCCAGACGGGCACTAAACTGTGTACCTGACCTAAGAGAATCTATCCTTCAAACAGATTAGCAGCCCATTAAAACTACTGTTATCCACACTCATTTTTTGTAACAAGAAATAGTATCAGCCCGGTGTTTTATTCACTATTCAAAAGAGTGGCCTTATAATCTGTTGCTTACCAATTAATAATAACTAAACAACAAAAAAATCTATTCACATCATTACCAAAGTTTTAAACAAACCATGAAAATTAAACAATTTATTATCAGTGCGTATTTGTTATTGTGCGGTTTGCCCATGATGGCCCAGCAACCCTCTAATTGTCCGGCTTCCCCCTATCCGATCACCATTAAACAAGCGGATGGGACTTCCATAACCATTATCGGAAAAGGGAACTTACTAAATTCCTGGACTGAAACCGTGGATGGCTATACAGTCGTAGAAAAAAACGGAATGTATGAATATGCCCGTAAAGTAGATGGCAAACTGGTAGCTACAGGAGTAAAAGCCAGAAATTCAGAGGAAAGAAAACCGGAAGAAAAAACATTTCTGCAAAAAACACCTAAATCATTGAAGCCGGATGCACCTTCGCAGTCTAATACATCTCTACTTAATCCGTCAAATTCGCCATTATTAAGCGGGCAGAATGCAGGCTATCCCAGGTCAGGAAATATAAAAACCCTGCTTATTTTAATTAAATATCCTGATATGCCCAATACGTATGGAAATGCTTATTTCAATAATATGATGAATGCCACAAATTACAGAGGTACTGGCAGCTTCAGAGATTTCTTTATTAAAAGCTCCGTGTACTCTCTAACCGTAGATACCGATGTAGTCGGATGGTATACCGCCAAAAATAGTTACGAGTACTATGGCAAGAAAAACGGCGATCTTCGCTCCGTTGATCTGGTGCGGGAGGCAGTAGATGCTGCAAACAAAGCAGGGGTAGATTTTTCAAAATATGATAATGATAAAGATGGAAAAGTAGACGGAATCATTGTTGCCCATGCTGGTCCGGGAGCAGAAGAAGGAAACCAGTTGCAATATATCTGGTCGCACCGCTGGTGGTTATCAGCCAACAGCAAGCAGGTTAGCTATGATGGAGTGCTAGTTGAAGATTATATGATTAACCCGGAGACCAGGATTTTTACCAACGATATTGTAGGCATAGGTGTTTACTGCCATGAATTCGGCCATAATCTGGGCTTACCAGATTTATACGATACTGATGAAAAAAATGGCAGTTCTGAAGGAATAGGCGAATGGTGCTTAATGGGCAGTGCCGGCTGGCTAGGCAAAGAGCATCAACCTGGCAATATGAGTGCCTGGGCAAGAACAACTCTGGGATGGATGTCGCCTACTACGATTACTACACCTGGTAATTACTCCTTATATTTTGGTGCAATTGGGTACCGGATGAATACACCTGTGCCTAATGAATATTTCCTGATAGAAAACCGGCAGAAATTAAACCTGGATGTGGCGTTGAATGGAAGTGGTCTGGCCATCTGGCATATCAATACGGATAAAACATCTATGTATCCGCCTACCAATTATGTAAATGCCGATGAAAACTTAAAAGGGGTAGATCTGGAAGAGGCCGATGGCAGAAATGATCTGGATTATCAACTCAACCGGGGGGATGCAGGTGATTTATTTGCGGGGCCTTCTAACAAGACAGCATTTAATGACAATACATATCCTAATTCAAAAACCTATACCGGCGTGAGTTCTGGTGTTAATATTCATGATATTTCTATATATGACAATGGCACTACCAGCAGATACAAAGCCTTATTTACGGTAGGCAATGCCTTATCTTCAGGTGGGTATGATTTTCCGCTTTCCTATCCATATGGTTGCAATAACAGTGATTATATCAATCATTTCGGCCTGAATACCCTTGTTAATAGTAATTCTGGTTGTAACGGGCTGGCGAATAACTATATTAATCATGCCCCAACTGGCACGAAAACTACCCAGTTACTGGCTGGAAAAACTTATGGTATTAGTATGCAATCGGGTCCAAATCCACAAGGCTTTGGGGTATGGATTGATTTTAATGATAACAAGACGTTTGATGATCCCGGGGAATTTGTATACCACTCTGGTACAGCCAGCACCGGCGGATTTATCAGCAGCATAACTATTCCGGATAATTTTCTGGGTAACGGCTTAAAACGGATGCGGGTACGGAGTGTGTATAATTATGTGCCTACAGCGTTAGATGCTGATAAAGCGCTTGGAAGACCGGGAGAAACAGAAGACTATACCATTAGC from Rhodocytophaga rosea carries:
- a CDS encoding GEVED domain-containing protein yields the protein MKKFTLYCLLMCCFQAVAPAQTIQESAEEYAYYLNGKKVALTPKQDEIFVTFSSKPNLAKSKTYAGSFLKEVATPQQADVFAPANAVRYRVNAGQAGLSGSYQRVEKQLKSNPDVITAYPAFMVGKDKVFVGNKIHFSIKKGADLAQIKAFLKNNKAAIVEEINLGDRIQYVVAVSKGGSVFNTANSLFESGQVEFAEPDFTFTGYSHLTPNDVYFSAQWFLNQASDADIDAPEAWNINTGAYSVTVAVIDGHGYELSHPDMAGKIVNPYDAVNNDNIPAPENAYANHGTPCAGLIAATTNNTTGVAGVGFNIKVMPIAMGYNAISTGSFSTDATVIARAASKVINSPGVVAVSNSYSFGSASFAASVEASFTSMRTNSRGGLGAVILASTANDNLNNPTVYPASYTNVVGVGASDSFDKRASFSNYGNLVDIVAPGVNTYTTDRIGAAGYNTGSDYTYFNGTSAACPVAAGVVGLMASVNQNANWALLMSYLLQSTDKVAGYTYSPGYSYGTWNNEMGYGRINAFKALQKMLGAPIVNSFDPAGGPVGSSVTIKGSKFLGTTAVTFNNVQAQFTVVNATTIIATSPSANTGPIRVTNFAGTGTGGTYILSSYCVPAFDNPCSTGDYINNFSLNTLVNNSSGCNGQTANYINYAPTGTKTTQLQKGQSYTISMQGGPNLSQGFGVWIDYNNDSDFGDTGEFVYASPSAGKTVFTGTVTIPASASAGERRMRVRTKYFAVPAASEWCAKYTVGEVEDYTVSIGYCIPQANCAFGDYINNFSFNTLVNNNTGCNTEVASVNGYINNPATGTLTTTVSKGKTYALKMQAGSFPQGFGVWIDYNNDQDFNDSGEFIYGSPSATTSLLTTNITIPSTVSTGQRRMRVRCKYNGTFTAAESCTDVTSGGETEDYTITINDGVVTSSQWNKRFGGSGADNFSIVIKTSDGGYLLGGHSTSAVSGDRTQGTQGAQDYWIVKTDASGNKQWDKRFGGSAGDYLNTIIRTSDGGYLLGGNSLSGISGDKSQASQGGQDYWVVKITSTGTKQWDKRFGGSGNDDLRTLYQLSTGEYILSGNSLSGISGDKSQASQGATDYWVIKISSTGGKIWDKRFGGSGDDWVEASVVNSDGSIVLAGRSASGLSGDKSQASQGGRDFWVIKINSTGGKVWDKRFGGSGNEDAYAMATTGDGGFLIGGLSTSGVSGDKSQASQGGQDFWVIRLNSTGGKVWDKRFGGSLTEDLRSVIRTSDGGYLLGGKSDSGVSGDKTQGSQGGRITGQLKSHLQAPSNGTNALEVQQQKS
- a CDS encoding T9SS type A sorting domain-containing protein: MLQTSDGGYLLAGRSDSGIGGDKSQASQGGTDYWMVKVSSSGGARIASEQELIAEEEHMEADFHLQADPNPFTEKITISFTLPQTEQVRLKVYNSIGLEVNTLFEGEAEKDKAYMFEWKATDQQPGMYIIRLGSESKVQTKKVILVK
- a CDS encoding M6 family metalloprotease domain-containing protein, whose protein sequence is MKIKQFIISAYLLLCGLPMMAQQPSNCPASPYPITIKQADGTSITIIGKGNLLNSWTETVDGYTVVEKNGMYEYARKVDGKLVATGVKARNSEERKPEEKTFLQKTPKSLKPDAPSQSNTSLLNPSNSPLLSGQNAGYPRSGNIKTLLILIKYPDMPNTYGNAYFNNMMNATNYRGTGSFRDFFIKSSVYSLTVDTDVVGWYTAKNSYEYYGKKNGDLRSVDLVREAVDAANKAGVDFSKYDNDKDGKVDGIIVAHAGPGAEEGNQLQYIWSHRWWLSANSKQVSYDGVLVEDYMINPETRIFTNDIVGIGVYCHEFGHNLGLPDLYDTDEKNGSSEGIGEWCLMGSAGWLGKEHQPGNMSAWARTTLGWMSPTTITTPGNYSLYFGAIGYRMNTPVPNEYFLIENRQKLNLDVALNGSGLAIWHINTDKTSMYPPTNYVNADENLKGVDLEEADGRNDLDYQLNRGDAGDLFAGPSNKTAFNDNTYPNSKTYTGVSSGVNIHDISIYDNGTTSRYKALFTVGNALSSGGYDFPLSYPYGCNNSDYINHFGLNTLVNSNSGCNGLANNYINHAPTGTKTTQLLAGKTYGISMQSGPNPQGFGVWIDFNDNKTFDDPGEFVYHSGTASTGGFISSITIPDNFLGNGLKRMRVRSVYNYVPTALDADKALGRPGETEDYTISIGHCTPFYAAPCTSGDYIDDFSFNTLDHQNSGCNGQPNNYINLNPLYVLTTAVVKGQTYPISMQSGPSAQGFGVWIDYNDDQDFNDSGEFVYASPTYGTGIFKGTVTIPATITAGYKRVRIRSKFGAVVTSGQACEQFALGETQDYTITVANPVVATSQWNKRFGGSGADNFSVVIKTSDGGYLLGGHSTSAISGDRTQGTQGAQDYWIVKTDASGNKQWDKRFGGSAGDYLNTIIRTSDGGYLLGGNSMSGISGDKTQASQGGQDYWVVKITSTGTKQWDKRFGVVAMMTCVLCINCRQENIF